A window of Actinobacillus suis ATCC 33415 contains these coding sequences:
- a CDS encoding efflux RND transporter permease subunit → MKFTDIFIKRPVLAVCISLLITILGLQSINKLQVREYPEMTISIVTVNVNYSGADASLMQALVTSQIEEAVAQADNIDYVTSSSSPSTSTTTIKMKLNTNPQMALADISAKVNAIRANLPSGIDDPSISVSSGSNDALMYIRFVSDELNPSQITDYINRVVKPQFFTVNGVSSVDIFGAATFGLRIWLDPEKMAGNNLSGAAVLSALSANNLNTAAGNANGYYTVYKNKVESSTPSVEELENVTISTTSDGRIVKLKDIAKVELDKYQDASRVVADGKEAVVLAVSAATTANSLTVAKDIYPVFELITKNLPSSMSGQILYDKTIAINSSINEVIKTIGEATVIVLVVIILFLGSLRAMIVPIITIPISLIGVLFMLQMFGFSINLLTLLALVLAIGLVVDDAIVVLENVERHVKEGKSPFDAAIIGTREIAIPVISMTITLGAVYSPMALMDGVTGSLFKEFALTLAGAVFISGIAALTLSPMMSSRVLKEHNEDHESRFSKCINAMLDKMTSCYTNMLRGVMAMRWFVLIFALGIFAVLPTLLTSLSSEVAPTEDRGFVVGIGNGPSNTNLDYTQAATEKFNEEVGKIPEVASMMTVSGFNGANSALSIISLKDWNDRERERAPISADVSAIAKNVVGMDINAISFPEISTGENGLPFSLVITTADNYTKLADVATQFLKKAQASGQFFFSSLDLKFDTVTMKWKFDREKMGTYGVTMQQVSGTLGAYLSGAIITRVDIDSRAYPIVSQAIRKDRLNPQDLVNYYVTTASGESVPLSSFVTLELSTEPSALPRMNQLNSATISGVVSSSIGDAVNWAKDELDRSLPKGYQYDFKSEARQYVQEGNAMAMTFALAVIIIYLVLAIQFESWRDPMVILVSVPLALSGALLVLNLLGIAGVAGATLNIYSQVGLVTLVGLITKHGILMCEVAKEEQLNNGLSRFDAIVHSATIRLRPIMMTTAAMVAGLIPLLFAVGAGAIARFSMGMVIVAGLSIGTLFTLFVLPVIYTFLGESHKPLREFDEEKYAKEVEKIEHANV, encoded by the coding sequence ATGAAATTTACTGATATTTTTATTAAACGTCCGGTACTTGCCGTTTGTATTAGTTTGCTGATTACTATTTTAGGTTTGCAATCTATTAATAAATTGCAAGTTCGTGAATATCCTGAAATGACGATTTCGATCGTAACTGTTAACGTTAACTATTCAGGTGCGGATGCAAGCTTGATGCAAGCGTTGGTAACTTCTCAAATCGAAGAGGCGGTAGCGCAAGCGGATAATATCGACTATGTAACTTCTTCAAGTAGTCCGAGTACATCAACTACCACGATTAAGATGAAGTTAAATACTAACCCGCAAATGGCGTTAGCGGATATTTCTGCGAAGGTGAATGCAATTCGTGCAAATTTACCAAGTGGGATCGATGACCCGTCTATTAGCGTATCATCAGGTTCAAATGATGCGTTAATGTATATTCGTTTTGTATCGGATGAATTAAATCCTTCACAAATTACCGACTACATTAACCGTGTGGTAAAACCACAATTCTTTACAGTAAACGGTGTTTCAAGCGTAGATATTTTTGGTGCGGCAACTTTCGGTTTACGTATTTGGTTAGATCCTGAAAAAATGGCTGGCAATAACCTTTCCGGTGCGGCTGTATTATCAGCACTAAGCGCGAATAACTTAAATACTGCCGCGGGGAATGCGAACGGTTACTATACTGTTTATAAAAACAAGGTGGAATCAAGTACGCCGTCAGTTGAAGAATTAGAAAACGTTACGATTTCAACAACATCGGACGGTCGTATTGTTAAACTTAAAGATATTGCAAAGGTTGAGTTAGATAAATACCAAGACGCATCTCGAGTAGTTGCAGACGGTAAGGAAGCGGTTGTATTAGCGGTGAGTGCTGCAACGACAGCAAACTCATTGACTGTAGCAAAAGACATTTATCCGGTATTTGAATTAATTACCAAAAACTTACCGTCATCAATGAGCGGTCAAATTTTATATGATAAAACCATTGCTATTAATAGTTCGATTAATGAAGTAATTAAGACCATTGGTGAAGCAACTGTCATCGTATTAGTGGTAATTATCCTATTCTTAGGTTCATTACGTGCGATGATTGTGCCAATTATCACCATTCCGATCTCATTGATCGGGGTATTATTTATGCTTCAAATGTTTGGTTTCTCTATTAACCTATTAACATTACTTGCTCTAGTGCTTGCAATCGGGTTAGTGGTGGATGATGCGATCGTTGTTCTTGAAAACGTAGAACGTCATGTTAAAGAAGGCAAATCGCCGTTTGATGCGGCTATTATTGGTACGCGAGAGATTGCTATTCCAGTTATTTCGATGACGATTACACTTGGGGCAGTATATTCTCCAATGGCGTTAATGGATGGTGTAACAGGCTCTTTATTTAAGGAGTTCGCATTAACCTTAGCTGGTGCGGTATTTATTTCAGGTATTGCTGCATTGACGTTATCACCGATGATGTCTAGCCGAGTATTAAAAGAGCACAATGAAGATCACGAAAGTCGTTTCTCAAAATGTATCAATGCGATGTTAGACAAAATGACCAGCTGCTACACCAATATGCTGAGAGGTGTGATGGCGATGCGTTGGTTTGTATTGATTTTTGCATTGGGAATTTTTGCTGTATTACCGACATTATTAACATCACTTTCAAGTGAAGTTGCACCGACAGAAGACCGTGGCTTCGTGGTTGGTATCGGTAATGGTCCGTCAAACACTAACTTAGATTATACGCAAGCTGCGACAGAGAAGTTTAATGAAGAGGTAGGTAAAATACCGGAAGTAGCATCAATGATGACTGTATCCGGGTTTAATGGTGCAAATAGTGCATTATCAATTATCTCATTAAAGGATTGGAATGATCGTGAACGTGAACGTGCACCAATTTCAGCAGACGTTTCTGCAATTGCTAAAAATGTTGTCGGGATGGATATTAATGCGATTTCATTCCCAGAAATTTCAACCGGTGAAAACGGTTTACCGTTCTCATTAGTGATTACTACCGCAGATAACTATACTAAGTTAGCTGATGTGGCAACTCAGTTCCTGAAAAAAGCGCAAGCTTCAGGTCAATTCTTTTTCTCGAGTCTTGATTTGAAATTTGATACGGTAACGATGAAATGGAAATTTGATCGTGAGAAAATGGGAACTTATGGCGTAACGATGCAACAAGTGAGTGGTACGTTAGGTGCGTACTTATCTGGTGCGATTATTACACGTGTGGATATTGATTCTCGTGCGTATCCGATTGTATCGCAAGCTATCCGTAAAGATCGTCTAAATCCACAAGATTTAGTAAATTACTATGTTACAACAGCAAGTGGTGAATCGGTTCCATTAAGCTCATTTGTGACACTTGAGCTTTCGACAGAACCATCAGCATTACCTCGTATGAACCAATTAAATTCAGCAACCATTTCGGGCGTAGTATCAAGCTCGATTGGTGATGCGGTAAATTGGGCGAAAGATGAGTTGGATCGCAGCTTACCTAAAGGATATCAATACGACTTTAAATCTGAAGCTCGTCAGTATGTTCAAGAAGGTAATGCAATGGCGATGACCTTTGCCTTAGCGGTAATTATTATTTACCTCGTACTTGCGATTCAGTTTGAATCTTGGCGTGATCCGATGGTAATTCTAGTTTCTGTACCATTAGCATTAAGTGGTGCATTGCTAGTACTTAATTTGCTTGGCATTGCAGGTGTTGCCGGCGCAACTTTGAATATTTATTCACAAGTTGGCTTAGTGACATTAGTCGGTTTAATTACGAAGCACGGTATCTTAATGTGTGAAGTTGCAAAAGAAGAGCAGTTAAACAATGGTTTATCTCGCTTTGATGCAATTGTTCACTCAGCGACGATTCGTTTACGTCCTATTATGATGACAACCGCAGCAATGGTAGCAGGTTTGATTCCATTATTATTTGCGGTAGGTGCAGGTGCGATTGCTCGTTTTAGTATGGGTATGGTAATTGTTGCCGGTTTGAGTATCGGTACATTATTTACCTTATTCGTTCTGCCGGTAATTTATACATTCTTAGGCGAATCACACAAACCGCTACGCGAGTTTGATGAAGAAAAGTATGCTAAAGAAGTAGAAAAAATTGAACACGCAAATGTGTAA
- a CDS encoding efflux RND transporter periplasmic adaptor subunit translates to MTVENQKPSRGRKFLIVTTLAVVLVAFGGVAGMQKFIAGKKAEAAANMPETVSEITAMKVEPQEWTPSIAAVGYIRPNQGAMLSAEATGTVTRVHVRSGQRVNKGDLLVEFDSAVEEATLRASQAQLPNAKANYDRFRNLVASNSASKAELDNAQSTYNHLLANIESLKASIGRRKIYAPFSGIAGIVNVNVGQYIPAGTEIVRVEDQSVMKVRFTLPQTDVQKISVGQKVTAVIDALPGQTFPANIAAIDPAVDHTTGLINVEAVITENQNLLLSGMFARLNVALPTEKQQIVVPQIAVTYTMYGETLYVLQPLSDEDKQLVAKMAEQNPKLDVNRMYRAKQVEVKTLDRSGIYAQLAKGVKAGDLIVTGGFQRLSNNALVIVSEQEAVGVTQPAKESRL, encoded by the coding sequence ATGACAGTAGAAAACCAAAAGCCCTCTCGTGGCAGAAAGTTTTTAATTGTGACAACCTTAGCAGTAGTGCTGGTTGCCTTTGGTGGTGTTGCTGGAATGCAAAAATTTATTGCGGGGAAAAAAGCTGAAGCGGCAGCGAATATGCCGGAAACCGTAAGTGAAATTACTGCGATGAAAGTAGAGCCACAAGAGTGGACACCGAGCATTGCTGCTGTGGGATACATTCGTCCAAATCAAGGTGCTATGCTAAGTGCAGAAGCAACTGGTACAGTAACTCGAGTACATGTGCGCTCGGGTCAGCGTGTAAATAAAGGCGATTTATTGGTAGAGTTTGATAGTGCCGTTGAAGAAGCGACTTTACGCGCATCGCAAGCGCAATTACCAAATGCAAAAGCAAATTACGATCGTTTCCGTAATTTAGTCGCATCAAATAGTGCATCGAAAGCTGAATTAGATAATGCGCAATCAACTTATAACCACTTACTTGCGAATATTGAGTCACTTAAAGCCTCTATCGGTCGCCGTAAAATTTACGCACCGTTTAGCGGTATTGCCGGTATCGTTAATGTAAACGTAGGGCAATACATTCCAGCGGGTACAGAGATCGTGCGTGTTGAAGATCAAAGTGTCATGAAAGTTCGCTTTACTTTACCGCAAACTGATGTGCAAAAAATTAGTGTAGGCCAAAAAGTAACGGCAGTCATTGATGCGTTACCGGGTCAAACATTCCCAGCAAATATCGCAGCAATCGATCCAGCAGTAGATCATACAACCGGCTTAATTAATGTAGAAGCGGTGATTACAGAGAACCAAAATCTTCTTTTATCAGGTATGTTTGCTCGTCTGAATGTGGCATTACCGACCGAGAAACAGCAAATTGTTGTACCACAAATTGCAGTGACATACACAATGTATGGTGAAACACTTTATGTGTTACAACCGCTTTCTGACGAAGATAAGCAATTAGTTGCAAAAATGGCAGAGCAAAATCCGAAATTAGATGTGAATAGAATGTATCGCGCAAAACAGGTTGAAGTAAAAACATTAGACCGTAGCGGTATTTATGCACAATTAGCTAAAGGAGTGAAAGCCGGCGATTTAATTGTGACAGGAGGCTTCCAACGTTTAAGTAATAACGCACTTGTGATTGTTTCTGAACAAGAGGCGGTAGGTGTTACTCAACCTGCTAAAGAAAGTAGACTTTAA
- a CDS encoding TetR/AcrR family transcriptional regulator: protein MGGFMSRRTDPNDMINHILSATELLVAKEGLQNLSMRKIAKEIGVAAGTLYLYFSTKDQLLSQLANHIYERYSCYINIDFDPNESLFKQYRQMWVRKWQFLSDNPMIAIHLSQYQAMLGFSEIVYRTINDPEFIWNRFVDEGKKQGVIVDLPNEVLYYLSMGTATDIAYLQQVKKDVVPEEYFEEIISRTWKAITF, encoded by the coding sequence ATGGGAGGTTTTATGTCCAGACGAACTGATCCGAATGATATGATCAACCATATCTTATCGGCAACGGAGTTACTTGTAGCAAAGGAAGGCTTACAGAATTTATCAATGCGCAAGATAGCAAAAGAAATTGGCGTGGCAGCCGGTACACTTTATTTATATTTTAGTACAAAAGATCAACTTTTAAGTCAGCTAGCCAATCATATTTATGAACGCTATAGCTGCTATATCAACATTGATTTTGATCCGAACGAATCTCTCTTCAAGCAATATCGTCAAATGTGGGTTAGAAAGTGGCAGTTCTTGTCTGACAACCCCATGATTGCTATTCACCTGTCCCAATACCAAGCGATGCTTGGTTTCAGCGAAATTGTTTATAGAACAATTAATGATCCAGAATTTATTTGGAACCGATTTGTTGACGAAGGTAAAAAGCAAGGTGTAATTGTCGATTTACCTAACGAGGTGTTGTATTACCTGAGTATGGGAACGGCAACAGACATTGCGTATTTACAACAGGTCAAGAAAGACGTTGTTCCGGAAGAATATTTCGAGGAAATTATTTCACGTACTTGGAAAGCTATTACTTTCTAA
- a CDS encoding DUF1414 domain-containing protein: MATQSKYQSKQFDALSSDLIATLEKHKAPVDLSLMALGNLITNILRENVQTEAQRHALADAFSNALKNSLKTK, translated from the coding sequence ATGGCAACTCAATCAAAATATCAAAGTAAACAATTCGATGCATTATCCAGTGATTTAATTGCAACACTGGAAAAACATAAAGCTCCTGTTGATCTTTCATTAATGGCATTAGGTAATTTAATTACCAATATCTTACGTGAAAACGTTCAAACCGAAGCACAACGTCATGCTTTAGCAGATGCTTTCTCAAATGCATTAAAAAATTCTTTAAAAACGAAATAA
- a CDS encoding DUF3413 domain-containing protein: MFTRLRSLLPTNSRQYREETSQRITWGHWFTLFNVVLALLISSRYAFNADWPNTLSGKLYFFTSLFGHFSFIVFACYLLLLFPLSFVIKNDRTFRGISVILATIGQTFLLVDTEVFKRFYLHLSPLVWDLLVNPEQGELTRQWQLLFVPMPLILLAEMLYSRWCWQKLRSFNRQKWGKYVAYFFLSCFTATHLIYAWADMTLYRPITAQKANYPLSHPMTARTFLQKHGLIDRAELQQEIEENGRLDSFYLNYPKHQLTFTKKPHSNILLINLSGLRNNAINSENTPTLADVSRKSLRFMQHYSSGDSHSAGVLGIFYSLSGKYLDSVLGNKEASPLMLALRQSGYQLGLFSHNGFADPVYHQAAFAGILLPESKNNLDAISQWKQWLTERSLNEPFFSYLDLSLPQANAYDQQTRLLDWQFSEIWSQLEKNALLANTMVIITSDQANPTDEMSFTQQDMQVPLIIYWQGEVKEYDSLSSHLDIMPTLLTQFFGVRNPLSDYSQGINLTAPNNRLWVLASNHNWNVAIMPNGEQYHIDRKGHFEKFNAQGEKEKSDRPPLALFLQMIQQSNQFVEK, encoded by the coding sequence ATGTTTACACGCCTTCGCTCATTATTACCGACCAATTCTCGTCAATATCGAGAAGAAACCTCACAACGCATTACGTGGGGTCATTGGTTTACCCTTTTTAATGTAGTGTTGGCGTTACTTATTTCTTCCCGCTACGCTTTTAATGCCGATTGGCCTAATACACTGTCAGGTAAACTTTACTTTTTTACCAGTCTGTTCGGGCATTTCAGTTTTATTGTATTTGCCTGCTACTTACTGCTACTCTTTCCATTAAGTTTCGTCATCAAAAATGACCGTACTTTCCGAGGTATTTCAGTTATTTTAGCAACTATCGGGCAAACCTTTCTTTTAGTCGATACCGAAGTATTTAAGCGATTCTATCTGCATTTATCACCGCTTGTTTGGGACTTATTAGTTAATCCCGAACAAGGTGAACTTACTCGTCAATGGCAATTACTCTTTGTACCAATGCCACTTATTTTGTTAGCGGAAATGCTCTATTCACGTTGGTGTTGGCAAAAATTACGTAGTTTTAATCGCCAAAAATGGGGTAAATATGTTGCTTATTTTTTCTTAAGCTGTTTTACCGCGACACATTTAATTTACGCTTGGGCGGATATGACGTTATACCGTCCGATTACCGCACAAAAGGCAAACTATCCGTTATCACATCCGATGACCGCTCGTACCTTCTTACAAAAGCATGGGCTGATTGATCGTGCTGAGTTACAGCAAGAAATTGAAGAAAATGGTCGTTTAGACAGTTTCTATTTAAATTACCCGAAACACCAACTGACCTTTACTAAAAAGCCTCATTCAAATATTTTACTAATCAATTTATCAGGATTACGTAATAACGCTATCAATAGCGAAAACACGCCAACACTTGCTGACGTTAGTCGTAAATCATTACGTTTTATGCAGCATTACAGCAGTGGTGACTCTCACTCTGCCGGTGTATTAGGCATCTTTTATAGCTTAAGTGGTAAATATCTGGATTCGGTATTAGGTAATAAAGAAGCCTCTCCGTTGATGCTAGCTCTTCGCCAATCCGGTTATCAGCTCGGCTTATTCTCGCATAATGGCTTTGCGGATCCGGTATATCACCAAGCAGCTTTTGCCGGTATTTTATTGCCTGAATCCAAAAATAACCTAGACGCAATCTCACAATGGAAACAATGGCTAACAGAGCGATCTTTAAATGAGCCGTTTTTCAGTTATTTAGATTTAAGTTTACCGCAGGCAAACGCTTACGATCAGCAAACCCGATTGCTCGATTGGCAATTTAGTGAGATTTGGTCACAATTAGAAAAGAACGCTTTATTAGCAAATACCATGGTAATTATTACCTCTGATCAAGCTAATCCAACTGATGAAATGAGCTTTACTCAGCAGGATATGCAAGTGCCGTTAATTATCTATTGGCAAGGTGAAGTGAAAGAATACGATTCGCTCTCAAGCCATTTAGATATTATGCCGACACTGTTAACCCAGTTCTTTGGGGTACGGAATCCTCTTAGCGACTATTCTCAAGGGATCAATTTAACCGCCCCAAATAATCGTCTATGGGTATTAGCGTCTAACCATAATTGGAATGTTGCGATTATGCCGAATGGTGAACAATACCATATTGATCGCAAAGGTCATTTTGAGAAATTTAATGCTCAAGGCGAAAAAGAGAAAAGCGATCGTCCGCCTTTAGCGCTCTTCTTACAAATGATTCAGCAAAGTAACCAATTTGTCGAGAAATAA
- a CDS encoding 4-oxalomesaconate tautomerase, giving the protein MKKVPCMIIRGGTSKGVYFLKDDLPADVAERDKFLMAIMGSGDPTQINGLGGATSVTSKVAIVSKSEKEGVDLDYLFAQVGIGQKVVDTAPSCGNILSGIICFASEKGLIELQDGITSVVVNNVNTNSIIEVSAESPNKQLKYTGNAEVSGVPGTGSPVNLNFSQIEGAKTGKVFPTGNKQDNINGYNVTCIDVAMPMVLFNAQDLGLTGKETKAELDENRALFEVIEPIRRKAGEMMGLGDVSEKVIPKMGILSAPVGKGNITSRYFVPDKCHASHAVTGSICVSAACNIEGTIAHPLYKDTGSVVTIEHPSGFISVDMVCENVDGDYKFTRAALVRTAKPLMMGEVYYDETAE; this is encoded by the coding sequence ATGAAAAAAGTCCCTTGTATGATCATTCGTGGCGGTACATCAAAAGGCGTGTATTTCTTAAAAGATGATTTACCGGCAGATGTAGCTGAACGTGATAAATTCTTAATGGCAATTATGGGATCGGGCGATCCGACTCAAATTAACGGCTTGGGCGGTGCGACAAGTGTAACCAGTAAAGTGGCGATCGTTTCAAAATCTGAAAAAGAAGGGGTTGATTTAGATTACTTATTTGCACAGGTGGGTATCGGTCAAAAAGTGGTAGATACGGCACCTTCATGCGGTAATATTTTATCCGGTATTATCTGTTTTGCGAGTGAAAAGGGCTTGATTGAATTACAAGATGGTATCACAAGTGTCGTAGTAAATAACGTTAATACCAACAGTATTATCGAAGTTTCTGCCGAGTCACCAAATAAGCAATTAAAATATACGGGTAATGCGGAAGTTTCCGGTGTTCCGGGAACGGGATCGCCGGTAAATCTCAATTTTAGTCAGATTGAAGGGGCCAAAACCGGTAAAGTTTTTCCGACCGGCAATAAACAAGATAATATCAATGGCTATAATGTGACTTGTATTGATGTAGCGATGCCGATGGTGCTGTTTAATGCACAAGATCTTGGTTTAACCGGTAAAGAAACCAAAGCGGAACTAGATGAGAATCGTGCGTTATTCGAAGTCATTGAGCCAATTCGTCGTAAAGCAGGTGAAATGATGGGATTAGGCGATGTATCTGAAAAAGTGATTCCGAAAATGGGGATTTTATCGGCACCGGTGGGCAAAGGAAATATTACGTCTCGCTACTTCGTGCCGGACAAATGCCATGCAAGCCATGCGGTAACCGGTTCAATTTGTGTTTCTGCAGCGTGTAATATTGAAGGTACGATTGCGCATCCGCTTTATAAAGATACCGGTAGCGTAGTAACGATTGAACATCCTTCCGGTTTTATCAGCGTTGACATGGTTTGCGAGAACGTAGATGGTGATTATAAATTCACTCGAGCAGCGCTGGTACGTACTGCTAAACCGCTGATGATGGGTGAAGTATATTATGATGAAACGGCAGAATAG